From the Candidatus Woesearchaeota archaeon genome, one window contains:
- a CDS encoding glycosyltransferase family 2 protein: MKVFVSIPAYNEEKSIGTVIESVKKVMQKTRYDYGILVVDDGSTDATAKLARKFGAVVYSHPRNYGLAEVFRTEIEKCLEHKADVIVHIDADGQYRATEILKLLKEIEDGNDIVLGSRFLGHIEQMPIVKRLGNMAFSSIISSITRTKITDGQTGFRAFTRKVAEKVNIRSNHTYTQEQIIRAVKQKFRVKEVPVFFDKRKDGKSRLISNPLGYAVRAWINIIRIYRDYEPLKFFGMIGGIVLGFGIALGIYLVYRFLAIGLVGRTPTVILTLLLITLGVQIILFGFLADMEKSK, from the coding sequence ATGAAAGTCTTTGTAAGCATACCCGCATACAATGAGGAAAAGAGCATTGGCACAGTCATAGAAAGTGTCAAGAAGGTCATGCAGAAGACCAGATATGATTACGGGATTCTTGTTGTTGATGACGGCTCAACAGATGCCACGGCAAAGCTGGCCAGGAAATTTGGCGCAGTGGTTTACAGCCATCCAAGGAACTATGGGCTTGCTGAGGTCTTCAGGACTGAGATCGAGAAATGCCTTGAGCACAAGGCTGATGTCATAGTGCATATCGATGCAGACGGGCAATACCGCGCAACTGAAATATTGAAGCTTCTAAAGGAGATTGAGGATGGCAATGACATTGTGCTTGGCAGCCGATTTTTAGGGCACATCGAACAGATGCCAATTGTCAAAAGGCTTGGGAACATGGCTTTTTCCAGCATAATATCAAGCATAACCAGGACAAAGATTACAGATGGCCAGACCGGATTCCGCGCATTCACCAGAAAGGTGGCGGAGAAAGTGAACATAAGGAGCAACCACACCTATACCCAGGAGCAGATTATCCGTGCTGTCAAGCAGAAGTTCCGTGTTAAAGAGGTCCCGGTGTTCTTTGACAAGAGGAAGGACGGGAAAAGCAGGCTCATAAGCAACCCATTGGGATATGCTGTAAGGGCATGGATTAACATCATCAGGATCTACAGGGATTATGAGCCATTGAAATTTTTCGGCATGATTGGCGGCATTGTTCTCGGGTTCGGGATTGCGCTTGGCATATACCTTGTGTACAGGTTCCTGGCAATAGGGCTTGTCGGGAGGACGCCAACAGTCATCCTGACGCTGCTGCTGATAACCCTGGGCGTGCAGATAATACTTTTTGGATTCCTGGCAGATATGGAAAAGTCAAAATGA
- a CDS encoding PadR family transcriptional regulator, translating to MAVKITNMVKFYTILLLNSRPMHGYEIIMEIGDKLGRKISAGQIYPFLQSLEKNRYIVHGTPKAREKKQYRLTPAGRKFVLDVIEKFGGVLDSLIETKVRVCVHCRARVLGLGHVEKIKGASLVFCCPYCAASYKKSG from the coding sequence ATGGCAGTCAAAATTACAAACATGGTGAAATTCTACACAATCCTGCTCCTCAACAGCAGGCCTATGCATGGCTACGAGATAATAATGGAAATCGGCGACAAGCTCGGGAGGAAAATAAGCGCCGGCCAGATTTATCCTTTTTTGCAGAGCCTTGAGAAAAACAGGTACATAGTCCATGGAACGCCAAAAGCGAGGGAAAAGAAACAATACCGCCTCACGCCTGCAGGCAGGAAATTTGTATTGGATGTGATAGAAAAATTTGGCGGAGTCCTTGACAGCCTGATTGAGACAAAAGTCAGGGTGTGCGTGCATTGCCGTGCACGGGTCCTTGGCCTCGGCCATGTCGAAAAGATTAAGGGCGCATCACTTGTCTTCTGCTGCCCTTATTGCGCTGCATCATACAAAAAATCCGGATAG
- a CDS encoding rhodanese-like domain-containing protein has protein sequence MGIEDKSTTNRLFQALVFAVFLLVMVVAIGCAVQKQPAMQTQIPTQIYKNTYKNMSVYELHGQLRNKDFVLIDVHIPEQVHLNGTDYVIPYNEIMDNLGNLPQDKNAKIVLYCRSGKMSQEAAEKLAAAGYTNIYNVLGGINEWGSMGYGVG, from the coding sequence ATGGGCATCGAAGATAAGAGCACTACTAACCGGCTTTTTCAGGCATTGGTTTTTGCTGTTTTTTTGCTGGTTATGGTTGTTGCCATTGGCTGTGCCGTGCAGAAGCAACCAGCCATGCAAACTCAGATACCAACCCAGATATATAAGAACACTTACAAGAATATGTCTGTGTATGAATTGCATGGCCAGCTCAGGAACAAGGACTTTGTGCTGATTGATGTGCATATTCCTGAGCAAGTACACCTTAATGGTACAGACTATGTCATACCCTACAATGAAATCATGGACAACCTTGGTAATCTACCGCAGGATAAGAATGCCAAGATTGTTTTGTACTGCAGAAGCGGAAAAATGAGTCAGGAAGCTGCTGAAAAATTGGCGGCAGCGGGCTATACAAACATATATAACGTGCTGGGCGGAATCAATGAATGGGGAAGCATGGGCTATGGGGTTGGATAA
- a CDS encoding copper-translocating P-type ATPase, translating into MKKKIMAVKGMHCASCAITIERSLKKVEGVQKANVNYANEKAYIEFDEAKTVESKLVDAVRKVGYDVYEDAKVSSANPSGTGSGDAAKNEKKSGEKASEETARLDVEGMMSQHCALIVESSVKKLEGIKDIKTNFAAERAEIKFDPGIVGVQEIIKAIDNSGYKATLADADESGLHADHEKAMRDKEISKLKARFIVSLVFGLPLLYLAMAEMTGLPVPGWDMKMMAFVQLGFATPIIFYSGISIFTSGVKAMLNLNPNMDSTIALGTGTAYIYSLLVTFFIEGQLYYEIAGVLIVFILLGRLLEAKAKGKTSEAIKKLIGLQPRTALVERDGKEIEVKFEEVAAGDIVIVKPGQKIPVDGMVLSGASAVDESMITGESIPVEKSEGDNVIGATINKTGTFKFRATKIGKDTVLAQIIKLVEEAQGSKAPIQALADKISYYFVPTVGAIAIIAFLLWYFAFGMGFLFSFGTFVTVLIIACPCALGLATPTAVIAATGKGAENGILIKDAESLQKLSDIDAVVFDKTGTLTKGQPSVTDILTFGKYNADQLLNLAAIAEKRSEHALGDAIVKHAEAKDVVPYAPDSFKSITGKGVEASFKGKKILVGNRKLLIEHKILSGKEDMDGVTESFEKLQDEGKTVVFVAVNRKIEGIIAIADTLKESSKKAVEELLSMGKEVVMITGDNRKTAEAIAKQLGISKSLAEVLPGEKSEEIKKMQASGKKVAFVGDGINDAPALTQADVGIAVGAGTDIAIEAGNVVLMKSDIMDVAKAMKLSSYAMKKIKQNLFWAFFYNIVGIPIAAGVLYPFTGFLLNPIIAGAAMAFSSVSVVGNSLLMKKYKFK; encoded by the coding sequence ATGAAAAAGAAAATAATGGCCGTCAAGGGCATGCATTGCGCAAGCTGCGCCATCACAATAGAGAGGTCACTGAAGAAGGTCGAAGGAGTGCAAAAGGCGAATGTAAATTATGCCAATGAAAAGGCATATATTGAATTTGACGAGGCAAAAACAGTAGAAAGCAAACTTGTCGATGCAGTTCGGAAAGTTGGCTATGATGTTTATGAGGATGCAAAAGTGTCTTCTGCCAATCCAAGCGGCACCGGTTCAGGAGATGCTGCAAAAAATGAGAAAAAATCAGGGGAGAAGGCATCAGAAGAGACAGCCAGGCTTGATGTGGAAGGCATGATGTCCCAGCACTGCGCGCTGATTGTGGAAAGCAGCGTGAAAAAGCTCGAGGGAATCAAGGATATCAAGACGAATTTTGCAGCCGAAAGGGCCGAGATAAAGTTTGATCCAGGAATTGTTGGCGTGCAGGAGATAATTAAGGCCATTGACAACTCCGGCTACAAGGCAACACTGGCCGATGCTGATGAATCAGGATTGCACGCAGACCATGAAAAAGCCATGAGAGACAAGGAAATCAGCAAATTGAAGGCAAGATTCATTGTGTCTCTTGTCTTTGGGCTTCCTCTACTCTATCTTGCAATGGCAGAAATGACTGGTCTCCCAGTTCCTGGATGGGACATGAAAATGATGGCTTTTGTCCAGCTCGGGTTTGCAACACCCATCATATTTTACTCGGGGATCAGCATTTTCACAAGCGGTGTCAAGGCAATGCTCAACCTGAATCCCAACATGGACAGCACTATTGCCTTGGGCACAGGCACTGCCTACATCTACAGCCTGCTTGTGACTTTTTTCATAGAAGGGCAGCTGTATTATGAAATCGCTGGGGTGCTTATTGTATTCATTCTGCTCGGCAGGCTGCTTGAAGCAAAGGCAAAAGGCAAGACAAGTGAGGCAATAAAGAAATTGATAGGCCTCCAGCCGAGAACAGCGCTGGTCGAGCGGGACGGGAAGGAAATAGAGGTAAAATTCGAGGAGGTTGCAGCAGGGGACATTGTCATAGTGAAGCCAGGCCAGAAAATCCCCGTTGACGGGATGGTCCTGAGCGGCGCTTCCGCAGTTGACGAGTCAATGATCACGGGAGAGAGCATACCTGTTGAAAAAAGTGAAGGGGACAATGTTATTGGAGCAACCATAAACAAAACGGGCACTTTTAAGTTCAGGGCAACAAAAATAGGAAAGGACACTGTCCTTGCCCAGATAATCAAACTGGTCGAGGAGGCGCAGGGAAGCAAGGCGCCAATCCAGGCTCTCGCGGACAAAATTTCATATTATTTTGTTCCGACTGTTGGGGCTATTGCGATAATTGCTTTCCTGCTCTGGTATTTTGCATTTGGCATGGGCTTCCTGTTTTCATTTGGCACATTCGTCACAGTTCTTATCATTGCGTGCCCATGCGCCCTTGGTCTTGCTACCCCTACAGCAGTCATTGCTGCAACTGGAAAAGGAGCTGAGAATGGCATTCTTATCAAGGATGCAGAAAGCCTGCAAAAATTGAGTGATATAGATGCTGTTGTTTTTGACAAGACGGGGACATTGACAAAGGGCCAGCCATCTGTCACTGATATCCTCACTTTTGGGAAATATAATGCAGACCAATTGCTGAACCTTGCAGCAATAGCTGAAAAGAGGAGTGAGCATGCGCTGGGAGATGCGATAGTAAAACATGCTGAAGCAAAGGACGTTGTACCTTATGCACCAGACAGCTTCAAATCCATAACAGGAAAGGGTGTTGAGGCATCATTCAAGGGAAAGAAAATACTTGTTGGAAACCGCAAGCTTCTGATTGAGCATAAAATCCTGTCTGGCAAAGAAGATATGGATGGTGTGACTGAAAGCTTTGAAAAGCTCCAGGATGAAGGCAAGACTGTTGTTTTCGTGGCCGTGAACAGAAAAATTGAGGGGATAATTGCCATTGCGGACACGCTGAAGGAAAGTTCAAAAAAGGCAGTTGAGGAATTGCTTTCAATGGGCAAAGAGGTTGTCATGATAACAGGCGACAACAGGAAGACAGCCGAGGCAATAGCAAAGCAGCTTGGCATCAGCAAATCCCTTGCAGAGGTGCTTCCTGGCGAAAAATCAGAGGAGATTAAGAAAATGCAGGCAAGCGGAAAAAAAGTGGCTTTTGTCGGGGATGGAATAAACGATGCTCCTGCATTGACTCAGGCAGATGTTGGCATTGCTGTAGGGGCAGGAACTGACATTGCCATAGAGGCAGGGAATGTCGTGCTGATGAAAAGCGACATTATGGATGTGGCCAAGGCAATGAAGCTGAGCAGCTACGCAATGAAAAAAATAAAGCAAAATCTTTTCTGGGCATTTTTCTACAACATAGTCGGCATACCTATTGCAGCAGGGGTGCTCTATCCTTTTACAGGATTCCTGCTAAACCCTATTATTGCAGGAGCAGCCATGGCTTTCAGTTCAGTTAGTGTTGTTGGAAATTCATTGTTGATGAAAAAATATAAATTTAAATAA
- a CDS encoding thioredoxin family protein: protein MKVELLVTPNCSSCLRVEKYLDDFGIKYEVIDVTRNPGILQKYPIMAAPGIVINGKLEFIGTPNKEELRKKVLA, encoded by the coding sequence ATGAAAGTTGAGCTACTTGTCACGCCAAACTGCAGCAGCTGCCTCAGGGTCGAGAAATATCTGGATGATTTTGGCATAAAATACGAAGTTATTGACGTCACCAGGAATCCAGGCATCCTTCAGAAATATCCAATAATGGCCGCTCCGGGCATCGTAATTAATGGAAAGCTTGAATTCATAGGAACCCCAAACAAGGAGGAGCTAAGGAAAAAAGTTTTGGCATGA
- a CDS encoding redoxin domain-containing protein: MNKKIMIVSILIVLLLSGTAFILSTGNLRKKDSGIDGRTTQEIYAQQTNGQESYEQMMARMHPGQSLSANDDMASHHATDGTNMDRGMADCPPGHHGGSVLTGNSASEDNSNSALIPLTFASAVGQQAPDFTLTKRDGTSIKLSDFRGKTAILFFNEGSMCYPACWDQIIALAQDSRLNNGEVVSLSVVVDSKSQWDRIIASQPKYGSATILFDTNRAVSKAYGVLNMESSMHKGSYPGHSYFVIDKNGNVAFAYDDPNMAINNNLLAQKVSAITA; encoded by the coding sequence ATGAACAAAAAAATAATGATAGTCTCAATTTTAATTGTCTTGCTTCTGAGCGGAACAGCTTTTATTTTGAGTACGGGCAATTTAAGGAAAAAAGACAGTGGCATAGACGGAAGGACCACCCAAGAAATTTATGCGCAGCAAACCAACGGGCAGGAAAGCTACGAGCAGATGATGGCAAGAATGCATCCTGGCCAGAGCCTAAGCGCAAACGATGATATGGCCAGCCATCATGCTACAGATGGCACAAATATGGATAGAGGCATGGCAGATTGCCCTCCGGGCCATCATGGCGGAAGCGTATTAACCGGGAATAGTGCCAGCGAAGACAACTCCAATTCTGCTTTGATTCCACTGACTTTTGCGAGTGCAGTAGGACAGCAAGCACCCGACTTCACACTAACCAAGAGAGATGGCACAAGCATTAAGTTGAGCGATTTCAGGGGAAAGACAGCCATTCTCTTCTTCAATGAAGGCTCAATGTGCTATCCGGCATGCTGGGACCAGATCATTGCGCTGGCACAGGACAGCAGGCTCAACAATGGAGAGGTTGTTTCATTGTCGGTAGTCGTTGACTCAAAGTCGCAGTGGGACAGGATTATAGCTTCACAGCCAAAATATGGCTCTGCCACAATCCTTTTTGACACAAACAGGGCAGTGTCAAAAGCATATGGTGTATTGAATATGGAGTCATCCATGCACAAAGGAAGCTACCCTGGCCATTCCTATTTTGTGATAGACAAAAATGGAAATGTTGCATTTGCCTATGATGACCCGAACATGGCGATAAACAACAATCTCCTGGCACAGAAAGTGTCTGCAATCACGGCATGA
- a CDS encoding DUF2933 domain-containing protein, protein MKVVEGSEGISSNSYGKANGLSRLFQRLRKSHVFWMVLLCLLPIAFIAAGGYYTGWGTNGWISLVFFALCGLSHIFMMSGHGKDKEGHKH, encoded by the coding sequence ATGAAAGTGGTGGAAGGCTCTGAAGGCATCTCATCGAATTCATATGGAAAAGCCAATGGACTCTCTCGCTTATTTCAAAGGCTAAGGAAAAGCCACGTGTTCTGGATGGTGCTGTTATGCCTGCTTCCGATTGCCTTCATTGCGGCAGGGGGGTATTATACCGGCTGGGGAACAAATGGATGGATTAGCCTGGTTTTCTTTGCGCTTTGCGGGCTTTCACACATTTTCATGATGTCGGGGCATGGCAAGGACAAAGAAGGGCATAAACATTAG
- a CDS encoding YHS domain-containing protein, producing the protein MFGLSRRKDPICGMKETKGTGMEMHGKWFCSNDCIKKFEEQKKGAEKNGTAHSNHSCCH; encoded by the coding sequence ATGTTTGGATTATCGAGAAGAAAAGATCCGATTTGCGGTATGAAAGAGACAAAAGGAACAGGCATGGAAATGCATGGCAAATGGTTTTGCTCCAATGATTGCATTAAAAAATTTGAAGAGCAGAAAAAGGGGGCTGAGAAAAATGGCACAGCTCACAGTAACCACAGCTGCTGTCATTAA
- a CDS encoding sulfite exporter TauE/SafE family protein gives MTKKNYQIKGMHCHACEVLIERNFKKIDGVEIVEADYTTGRVELQYNKEPSLKKLNDSIKKHGYSISPASEKRPLYQDEKPNYFEIFMYLLVLIAVYVILQPFGLIPDLSLTDNMGYGFIFMLGIVAAFSTCLAVSGGLLLAVAAKYNEMHPGLSRWQRFKPNIYFNVGRILSYTMFGFIIGGFGAALTLSPRGSGILTIIVSIVMLLLGFQLLNLFPGLRKFQPKMPKFLGHRVHDLTSMESNTAPFLLGAGTFFLPCGFTMALQLYVLTKGSAYVGAMTMLVFSLGTMPTLASLGAITSYVKGEFQKGFLKLAGVAVILMALFNIVGGISLVGLEAGIFSPAGNFLSTPGSWKAAELGKVALGSQGGNAQLQLAPLVDGKQVARMKVDGLEYEPANFRVRQGVPVEWQIDASDASGCAHVLIMPKMKISTYLSGDKMNIITFTPAEAGNYPFSCSMGMTTRGASFEVVSNTQELKAAS, from the coding sequence ATGACCAAAAAAAACTACCAGATAAAGGGCATGCATTGCCACGCCTGCGAGGTCCTCATAGAGAGGAACTTCAAGAAAATCGATGGCGTCGAGATAGTGGAAGCAGACTACACCACTGGCAGAGTAGAGTTGCAATACAACAAGGAGCCATCCCTGAAAAAACTGAACGACTCCATAAAGAAGCATGGGTATTCAATCTCCCCGGCATCCGAGAAGCGGCCGCTATACCAGGATGAAAAGCCAAATTATTTTGAGATTTTCATGTACCTGCTGGTTCTCATAGCTGTTTACGTCATCCTGCAGCCCTTTGGGCTCATCCCCGACCTTTCACTTACTGACAACATGGGCTACGGCTTCATTTTCATGCTTGGAATAGTCGCAGCATTCTCCACCTGCCTTGCCGTTTCCGGCGGCCTGCTGCTCGCCGTTGCTGCAAAATACAATGAAATGCACCCTGGCCTCAGCAGGTGGCAGAGGTTCAAGCCAAACATTTACTTCAATGTCGGGAGGATTCTCTCCTACACGATGTTCGGCTTTATCATTGGCGGCTTTGGCGCCGCCCTTACATTGTCGCCGCGCGGAAGCGGGATACTGACAATTATTGTGAGTATAGTCATGCTCTTGCTTGGTTTCCAGCTTCTCAACCTGTTTCCTGGCCTGAGGAAATTTCAGCCCAAGATGCCAAAATTCCTTGGCCACAGGGTGCATGATCTTACATCAATGGAAAGCAATACTGCGCCTTTCCTGCTCGGCGCTGGGACTTTTTTCCTTCCCTGCGGATTTACAATGGCGCTTCAGCTTTATGTGCTGACCAAGGGAAGCGCATATGTCGGGGCAATGACAATGCTCGTGTTTTCCCTGGGAACCATGCCCACGTTGGCATCATTGGGCGCAATCACCAGCTATGTCAAGGGCGAATTTCAGAAAGGCTTTCTCAAGCTGGCAGGGGTCGCGGTGATTCTCATGGCACTTTTCAACATTGTCGGCGGCATTTCGCTTGTTGGCCTGGAAGCTGGCATTTTTTCCCCTGCGGGAAATTTCCTGTCCACACCCGGAAGCTGGAAGGCGGCCGAGCTTGGCAAGGTTGCACTTGGCTCGCAGGGCGGCAATGCCCAGCTGCAATTAGCGCCATTGGTGGACGGCAAGCAAGTTGCCAGGATGAAAGTCGATGGGCTGGAATACGAGCCGGCCAATTTCAGGGTCAGGCAGGGAGTTCCGGTTGAATGGCAGATTGATGCCTCTGATGCATCCGGCTGTGCGCATGTTTTGATCATGCCCAAAATGAAGATTTCCACCTATTTATCCGGCGACAAGATGAACATCATAACCTTTACCCCTGCAGAAGCTGGCAATTATCCATTCAGCTGCAGCATGGGGATGACCACCAGGGGCGCATCATTCGAGGTTGTTTCGAACACACAAGAGCTCAAAGCGGCTTCATGA
- a CDS encoding heavy-metal-associated domain-containing protein has protein sequence MKKTHLKIKGTHCIACKTLIEEVCSEMSGIKSCKVDFRTGEAIIEHDEKMDLAGLKKEIESLGEYKVM, from the coding sequence ATGAAAAAAACCCACCTTAAGATCAAGGGCACACACTGCATTGCGTGCAAGACACTTATAGAGGAAGTGTGCTCAGAAATGAGCGGGATAAAATCATGCAAAGTGGATTTCAGGACAGGAGAGGCAATTATTGAGCATGACGAGAAAATGGATTTGGCAGGCCTGAAAAAGGAAATTGAGTCTCTTGGCGAATACAAAGTTATGTGA
- a CDS encoding flippase, translating into MTNYAKKAFRNIAIVYTFSLFAAALGYLVRIYFARNLATDEFGLFYAIVAFLGLFSMFKSMGFDRALIYFIPKFIAESSYQKIKDSVIYSGTVLLVTNGVFLTLIFAFRNFLAEHFFNNSQATYVLMILAVSFFIDHFVVLVKYTAQGLQRMGIFSGIDLVRMILIAIASFVALSLGHGLLGISIAYVAAHLILFAIFYPIIFRKKLNLLAENQFSWNKALLNELFSFGKHMILLYLGGILIGYSDTLMLTYFRSLEEVGVYSAVYPFMIMLWYFPSSIANVFLPITSELWNKKLIGPLQKGMKLLYRYTLIIILPASSLLFVFAKDILLIFYGADYVVGSPALKILAIAIIFYSVHLINSSVFTGIGSPQTHTRIVIAGGLLNIVLNYFLIPVYGIVGAAIGTAVAYFVMNSVGIILLKKRNLMTPPYWEWFKTLLLTLLFLGVTSYLNWNITLGLFIKIPLILVVSGSAYVLFLFLLKLVSVNEVKDLISRITSRGKSDKN; encoded by the coding sequence ATGACGAATTATGCCAAAAAAGCTTTCCGCAACATTGCTATTGTTTATACTTTCTCGTTATTTGCAGCTGCGCTTGGATATCTTGTGAGAATATATTTTGCCAGAAATCTTGCCACAGACGAATTCGGGCTTTTCTATGCTATTGTTGCATTCCTTGGCCTTTTCAGCATGTTCAAGAGCATGGGGTTTGACAGGGCCCTGATATATTTCATCCCAAAGTTTATCGCAGAGTCATCCTACCAGAAGATTAAGGATTCAGTTATTTACTCAGGAACCGTGCTACTTGTGACAAATGGCGTTTTTCTCACGCTTATTTTCGCTTTCAGGAATTTTCTCGCAGAGCATTTCTTCAACAACAGCCAGGCGACATATGTACTGATGATACTGGCTGTTAGTTTTTTCATAGACCATTTTGTAGTTCTTGTGAAATACACAGCGCAGGGCCTGCAGAGAATGGGCATTTTTTCAGGAATTGACCTTGTGAGAATGATCCTGATTGCCATAGCAAGCTTTGTGGCCCTGAGCCTGGGCCATGGCCTACTGGGAATTTCCATTGCATATGTGGCCGCACACCTAATACTATTTGCAATATTCTATCCAATAATTTTCAGGAAAAAGCTCAACCTGCTGGCTGAAAATCAATTTTCCTGGAACAAGGCATTGCTGAATGAACTTTTTTCATTTGGCAAGCACATGATTCTCCTCTATCTTGGAGGCATCCTCATTGGCTATTCTGATACTCTGATGCTTACCTATTTCAGATCTTTGGAAGAAGTCGGGGTCTATAGCGCGGTGTATCCCTTTATGATAATGCTGTGGTATTTTCCGTCCTCAATAGCAAATGTTTTTTTGCCCATTACGTCCGAGCTTTGGAACAAGAAACTGATAGGGCCTTTACAAAAAGGCATGAAACTTTTGTATCGGTACACATTGATAATAATACTCCCTGCAAGTTCCTTGCTGTTTGTCTTTGCAAAAGATATTCTGCTCATTTTTTATGGTGCCGATTATGTTGTGGGCAGCCCGGCCCTGAAGATTCTTGCAATAGCCATCATTTTTTACAGTGTACACCTGATTAACAGCAGTGTTTTTACAGGCATTGGCAGTCCTCAGACTCATACCCGAATTGTCATTGCGGGCGGGCTTCTCAATATAGTTCTGAATTACTTTTTAATCCCTGTTTATGGCATTGTTGGGGCTGCAATCGGCACAGCTGTCGCTTATTTTGTCATGAATTCTGTCGGCATAATTCTATTGAAGAAAAGAAACCTTATGACTCCGCCTTATTGGGAATGGTTCAAAACATTACTATTGACGTTGTTGTTTCTTGGAGTAACTTCTTACCTTAACTGGAATATTACCCTTGGGCTGTTCATTAAAATCCCCTTGATTTTAGTGGTCTCAGGATCTGCATATGTCCTCTTTTTGTTCCTGTTGAAATTGGTCTCAGTGAATGAGGTAAAAGATCTCATAAGCAGAATAACCAGCAGGGGCAAAAGCGACAAGAACTAA
- a CDS encoding N-acetylneuraminate synthase family protein, producing MNFKQALRLIDIAVEAKADAVKFQLYRANKLYVKKAGTADYIGKKKSIYDIIREMELPYEWLPKLKKYCIAKGIIFMCSPFDEEAVDELERRGISSYKIASYSITHEPLLRYIASKGKPIILSTGASTIGEIKRALHVIRNKRDVQICLMQCTAKYPAPIETINLKVIPTLKKIFGLPVGLSDHARDHLIPPLGAVALGANLVEKHYTTDNSLPGPDHGFAILPHELKQMVKGIRDLEKTLGDDRKVILKEEKELYDFAREYVFAKKNISKGKKFSMENLIVLRKGKMKKGLQPKYFEALIGKTASIKILSNQPITKMCVKEKF from the coding sequence GTGAATTTCAAACAGGCCTTGAGATTGATTGATATTGCCGTTGAGGCAAAAGCAGATGCTGTCAAATTTCAATTGTACAGGGCAAATAAGTTATATGTCAAGAAAGCTGGCACCGCAGATTATATCGGAAAGAAGAAATCGATATATGACATAATACGGGAGATGGAATTGCCTTATGAATGGCTGCCAAAATTAAAAAAATATTGCATTGCAAAAGGCATAATTTTCATGTGCAGCCCGTTTGATGAAGAGGCAGTGGATGAGCTGGAGAGAAGGGGGATAAGTTCTTATAAAATTGCTTCTTACAGCATAACACATGAGCCTTTGCTGAGATATATTGCAAGCAAAGGCAAGCCAATAATATTATCTACAGGAGCCTCCACAATTGGCGAGATAAAAAGGGCTCTGCATGTCATCAGGAACAAAAGGGATGTTCAGATATGCCTCATGCAATGCACTGCCAAATACCCGGCGCCTATTGAAACCATAAACTTGAAAGTGATACCCACTTTAAAAAAAATATTTGGATTGCCGGTCGGACTCTCCGACCATGCTAGAGATCATTTAATCCCCCCTCTTGGAGCGGTTGCTCTCGGAGCCAACCTTGTTGAAAAACACTATACAACAGATAACTCGCTGCCGGGCCCGGATCATGGGTTTGCTATTCTCCCCCATGAGCTCAAACAGATGGTAAAGGGAATCAGGGACTTGGAAAAAACATTGGGAGATGACAGGAAGGTTATTTTGAAAGAGGAAAAAGAGTTATATGATTTTGCCAGAGAGTATGTGTTTGCCAAGAAAAATATAAGCAAGGGAAAGAAATTCAGCATGGAAAACCTGATTGTGTTAAGGAAAGGCAAGATGAAAAAGGGACTTCAACCCAAATATTTTGAGGCATTGATCGGAAAAACAGCATCCATAAAAATTTTGTCAAATCAGCCTATCACAAAAATGTGTGTTAAGGAAAAATTCTAG